A genomic region of Leptotrichia hofstadii contains the following coding sequences:
- a CDS encoding DUF3419 family protein: MKSEVKENRVDFSLIRYSQCWEDTEVLLESLNIQENDICFGILSAGDNVFSMLAENPKKVVALDISFPQIALAKLKKEVFNSLSYKEMLEFMGVMKSDKRIEIYDRIRENLDKEVKEYWDFNRESIEKGIIHAGKFEKFFKIFREKILPFVHSKKRIEKLLEKKSRQERIEYYDKYWNNFKWKLMFKLFFSKYIVGKLGRDKEFFRYAEKNISEEMKERSRYALCELNPYENPYINYILTGNYRKDCLPYFLRKENFDKIRRNLHKVEILQSSVEEYLDQIDFKINKFNLSDIFEYMSAENYSKLMEKIYDNAENNALLAYWNLIVERNSEKLGYKETDSEIAVAGKEKNVNGKKYERMKELDKKLHEKDMTFFYTDFIVEKVIKNGNS, translated from the coding sequence ATGAAAAGCGAAGTAAAAGAAAATAGAGTTGATTTTTCTTTGATAAGGTATTCCCAATGCTGGGAAGATACAGAGGTTTTGCTCGAAAGTCTTAATATACAGGAAAATGATATATGCTTTGGAATACTGTCTGCGGGAGATAATGTATTTTCCATGCTTGCAGAAAATCCAAAGAAAGTGGTGGCACTTGATATAAGTTTTCCTCAGATAGCACTTGCAAAGCTGAAAAAGGAAGTTTTTAACAGCCTGTCCTATAAAGAAATGCTTGAGTTCATGGGAGTAATGAAATCTGATAAAAGAATTGAAATATATGACAGAATAAGAGAAAATCTTGATAAAGAAGTGAAGGAATACTGGGACTTTAACAGAGAATCAATTGAAAAGGGAATAATACATGCCGGAAAATTTGAAAAGTTTTTTAAAATTTTCAGGGAAAAAATACTTCCTTTTGTGCATAGTAAAAAACGGATAGAAAAACTTCTTGAAAAAAAATCCAGGCAGGAAAGAATTGAATATTATGATAAGTACTGGAATAATTTCAAGTGGAAACTGATGTTTAAGCTGTTCTTTTCAAAATATATAGTTGGGAAACTGGGAAGGGATAAGGAATTTTTCAGATATGCAGAAAAAAATATTTCTGAAGAAATGAAGGAAAGAAGCAGATATGCCCTCTGTGAGCTGAATCCGTATGAGAATCCCTATATTAACTATATTCTGACAGGAAATTACCGTAAGGATTGTCTTCCTTATTTTCTTAGAAAAGAAAATTTTGATAAAATCAGAAGAAATCTTCATAAGGTAGAAATTTTACAGAGTTCAGTCGAAGAATATCTGGATCAGATTGATTTTAAAATAAATAAATTTAATTTAAGTGACATATTTGAATATATGTCAGCTGAAAATTACAGTAAATTAATGGAAAAAATTTACGACAATGCTGAAAATAATGCCTTACTGGCATATTGGAACCTAATAGTTGAAAGAAATTCAGAAAAACTTGGTTATAAAGAGACGGATAGCGAAATAGCAGTTGCTGGAAAAGAAAAAAATGTAAACGGAAAAAAATATGAAAGGATGAAGGAGCTGGATAAGAAGCTTCATGAAAAGGATATGACATTTTTCTATACTGATTTTATAGTGGAAAAGGTGATAAAAAATGGAAATAGTTAA
- a CDS encoding PEP/pyruvate-binding domain-containing protein, producing the protein MKYIYNIDNLKNHNENTVFEEKIGKKAQNLLELAADGFNVPYFSVITNRYFKEIILKEIEMYNQEAGNNDEIKDWNAVFSGNAERKIENIIRIIKNHKIREEFEKEIENALNEESYYAVRSSSIEEDSSNFSFAGQFETYLYVKKENIMEKVKEVWISSFSLHVMKYRKEGKINNEINVPAVIIQEMVNSEKAGVGFSVNPVNGHYDEIVISGTYGLGTSIVDGDENGDLFIYNKKTKEIKKEIRTKKIRQVLDFENKKVKIEEINIEDEVLNDSEVQELGENIINIEKYYGKPQDMEWAFEKGKLYILQSRPVTTLEKSNEKTSNTIIWDNSNIVESYPEITLPLTFSFIRKAYSDVYKRFSEITGVPPKVVESYQVVYDNMLGLLKGRVYYNLINWYKLLMLFPNSRNNSKFMEQMMGVKKELSEEDINENLLEAEEKMSSWEKFRNRIEKLKAGGTLFLNMFLIENKAKKFYKLIDENLNGKNSSLEEKSVKDLKKYYKFLENKFLKNWEIPIINDFLVMVWFGLSKKVAEKYIKENFEEVHNILIAQEGNDMISVEPSKYIMKMSSIIKKDKNLQNEIKGITSEAATDINIENLTRNKEFNSLLEEYMQKFGDRTVHELKLEALTLREDPLFLIRMIYSISMTKESGEHSKRNISEEQKKIYENLKISPLKKFILKKTVSYAKKFIRLRENLRYERTKVFGMVRKIMKKMGVYLKEENIIVHERDVFYLTIDEIFGLIDGALIDTDLKKLIDLRKEKYKEYEEGAVLPDRFLTRGFLGENFYYEDLTGNEQRDKSILKGTGCSKGVVKGKVKIVLNPMNTEVEDGDIVVTKSTDPSWVMVFPLLKGLIVEKGSLLSHSAIISREMNIPAIVGVQGATTALKTGDFVQFDGSTGIIKKLEEI; encoded by the coding sequence ATGAAATATATTTATAATATTGATAACCTAAAAAATCATAATGAAAATACAGTATTTGAGGAAAAAATTGGTAAAAAGGCTCAAAATTTGCTTGAACTTGCTGCCGATGGATTTAATGTACCGTATTTTTCAGTCATTACTAACAGATATTTTAAGGAAATTATACTAAAAGAAATTGAAATGTACAATCAAGAAGCAGGAAATAATGATGAAATTAAGGATTGGAATGCTGTATTTAGCGGGAATGCCGAAAGAAAAATTGAAAATATAATTAGAATTATAAAAAATCATAAAATTAGGGAAGAATTTGAAAAGGAAATAGAAAATGCACTAAATGAAGAAAGTTACTATGCTGTGAGATCTTCTTCTATTGAGGAAGACAGCAGCAATTTTTCATTTGCAGGTCAGTTTGAAACATATCTATATGTAAAAAAGGAAAATATAATGGAAAAAGTGAAGGAAGTATGGATTTCTTCCTTTTCCTTACATGTCATGAAATATAGAAAAGAAGGAAAAATAAACAATGAAATAAATGTTCCGGCAGTAATAATTCAGGAAATGGTAAATTCTGAAAAGGCCGGAGTCGGATTCAGCGTAAATCCCGTAAATGGACATTATGATGAAATAGTAATTTCAGGAACTTATGGGCTGGGAACAAGTATAGTTGATGGAGATGAAAATGGAGATCTGTTTATATATAATAAAAAAACGAAGGAAATTAAAAAGGAAATAAGAACAAAAAAAATAAGACAGGTTTTAGATTTTGAAAATAAGAAAGTAAAGATAGAAGAAATAAATATTGAAGATGAAGTGTTAAACGACAGTGAAGTACAGGAGCTTGGAGAAAATATTATAAATATTGAAAAATATTATGGAAAACCTCAGGATATGGAATGGGCATTTGAAAAGGGGAAACTTTATATATTGCAGTCAAGACCTGTAACTACATTAGAAAAATCAAATGAAAAAACATCAAATACAATAATATGGGACAACAGTAATATTGTAGAAAGCTATCCTGAAATTACACTTCCGCTTACCTTCAGCTTTATAAGAAAAGCCTACTCTGATGTATATAAAAGATTCTCGGAAATTACGGGAGTACCTCCGAAGGTTGTTGAAAGCTATCAGGTTGTATATGACAATATGCTTGGATTACTGAAGGGAAGAGTTTACTATAATCTGATAAACTGGTACAAACTTCTCATGCTGTTTCCTAATTCACGTAATAACAGTAAATTTATGGAACAGATGATGGGAGTGAAAAAGGAACTGTCAGAAGAAGATATAAACGAAAACCTTCTGGAAGCGGAAGAAAAAATGTCTTCGTGGGAAAAATTCAGAAACAGGATTGAAAAACTGAAGGCAGGAGGGACATTGTTTCTGAATATGTTCCTGATTGAGAATAAGGCTAAAAAGTTTTATAAGCTCATAGATGAAAATCTTAATGGAAAAAATAGCAGTCTGGAGGAAAAAAGCGTAAAGGACTTAAAAAAATATTACAAGTTTCTTGAAAATAAATTTTTAAAAAACTGGGAAATACCTATTATAAATGATTTTCTTGTAATGGTTTGGTTCGGTCTTTCAAAAAAAGTAGCAGAAAAATATATAAAGGAAAATTTTGAAGAAGTACATAATATTCTTATTGCTCAGGAAGGAAATGACATGATAAGTGTCGAGCCTTCAAAATATATTATGAAAATGAGCAGTATAATAAAAAAGGATAAGAATTTACAGAATGAAATAAAAGGGATAACTTCAGAAGCTGCAACAGATATTAATATTGAAAATTTAACTAGGAATAAAGAATTTAACTCATTACTGGAAGAATATATGCAAAAATTTGGAGACAGGACAGTACATGAGCTGAAGCTTGAAGCATTGACATTGAGGGAAGATCCGTTATTTCTGATCAGGATGATATATTCGATTTCAATGACAAAGGAATCAGGTGAACACAGTAAAAGGAACATTTCAGAAGAACAGAAAAAGATATATGAAAATCTGAAAATCAGTCCGTTGAAAAAGTTTATACTGAAAAAAACAGTATCCTATGCAAAAAAATTTATTCGATTAAGGGAAAATCTGCGATATGAAAGGACAAAGGTTTTCGGCATGGTCAGAAAAATTATGAAAAAAATGGGAGTCTATCTGAAGGAAGAAAATATAATAGTTCATGAAAGGGATGTATTTTATCTGACAATAGATGAAATTTTTGGACTGATAGACGGTGCACTAATTGATACAGACTTAAAAAAGCTGATAGACTTAAGAAAAGAAAAGTATAAGGAATATGAAGAAGGAGCTGTCCTTCCTGACAGATTTTTAACGAGAGGATTTTTAGGGGAAAACTTCTATTATGAAGATTTGACAGGAAATGAACAGAGAGATAAAAGTATTCTTAAGGGAACAGGATGCAGCAAGGGAGTAGTAAAGGGAAAAGTAAAAATTGTACTAAATCCTATGAATACTGAAGTTGAAGATGGAGATATTGTCGTTACAAAATCTACGGATCCAAGCTGGGTTATGGTTTTTCCTTTATTAAAGGGGCTTATAGTGGAAAAGGGAAGTCTTTTATCACATAGTGCAATTATTTCACGTGAAATGAATATACCTGCCATAGTCGGAGTGCAGGGAGCAACAACTGCTTTAAAAACAGGAGATTTTGTCCAGTTTGATGGAAGTACAGGAATAATAAAAAAATTGGAGGAAATATAA
- a CDS encoding transcriptional regulator → MIKIDIDERKWKKIKEEHSEWYCKKIFPKVKKAFEELKKLYEDKFSDYQELERYVEMLKKIVAEEKGFVIKEELFLYYKINEIEKLRNLMQKVGKKKSVLEVCFEKLNISEEYLPNQLFCYEKLQNGNKDWDRHKLLFLMGIEVCPSEWYYKKIFPKIKKAFEELKKLYEDKFSDYEELERYVKMLKKIVAEEKEFVIKEELFLDYKINEIEKLRNLMQKVGKKKSVLEVCFDKLKIPKKYLPNQLFCYKKLYKEGKWSRHKLLSLMGIEVCPYCQRNYISNYADAENNDEKTTATLDHFYPKADYPFLALSLYNFVPSCQVCNSIFKGDADTRDSIYPHEEGFDELGVKFKTSKEAIYEILGEKDSDFSVKIDYENLEDEENKKKVENSIGNLGLDRVYKKSHNQYIQDLLYTIEKYPENYLEACGEMFENNNDKKKQLEEYFKDIVKEPYRKRIENGEPLAKLTKDILEEFDIKI, encoded by the coding sequence ATGATAAAAATAGACATAGATGAGAGAAAGTGGAAGAAAATAAAAGAAGAACATTCGGAATGGTATTGTAAAAAAATATTTCCTAAAGTTAAAAAAGCATTTGAAGAATTAAAAAAACTATATGAAGATAAGTTTTCTGATTATCAAGAGTTGGAAAGATATGTAGAAATGCTAAAAAAAATAGTAGCAGAAGAGAAAGGGTTTGTTATAAAAGAAGAATTATTTTTGTATTATAAAATTAACGAAATAGAAAAATTAAGAAATTTAATGCAAAAAGTAGGAAAGAAAAAAAGTGTTTTAGAAGTATGTTTTGAAAAATTAAATATATCTGAAGAATATTTGCCAAATCAACTTTTTTGTTATGAAAAATTACAAAATGGCAATAAAGATTGGGATAGACATAAATTATTATTTTTAATGGGAATAGAAGTATGTCCGTCAGAATGGTACTATAAAAAAATATTTCCTAAAATTAAAAAAGCATTTGAAGAATTAAAAAAACTATATGAAGATAAATTTTCTGACTATGAAGAGTTGGAAAGATATGTAAAAATGCTAAAAAAAATAGTAGCAGAAGAGAAAGAGTTTGTTATAAAAGAAGAATTATTTTTGGATTATAAAATTAACGAAATAGAAAAATTAAGAAATTTAATGCAAAAAGTAGGAAAGAAAAAAAGTGTTTTAGAAGTATGTTTTGATAAATTAAAAATACCTAAAAAATATTTGCCAAATCAACTTTTTTGTTATAAGAAATTATACAAAGAAGGAAAATGGAGTAGACATAAGTTATTATCATTAATGGGAATAGAAGTATGTCCATATTGTCAAAGAAATTATATTAGTAATTATGCAGATGCAGAAAATAACGATGAAAAAACAACAGCAACTTTAGATCATTTTTATCCAAAGGCAGATTATCCATTTTTAGCTTTGTCTTTATATAATTTTGTACCTAGTTGTCAAGTTTGTAATAGTATATTTAAAGGAGATGCAGATACACGTGATTCTATTTATCCACATGAAGAAGGTTTTGATGAATTAGGAGTAAAATTTAAGACTTCAAAAGAAGCTATATATGAAATTTTAGGAGAAAAAGATTCTGATTTTTCAGTGAAAATTGATTATGAAAATCTTGAAGATGAAGAAAATAAAAAAAAGGTGGAAAATAGTATTGGAAATTTAGGATTAGACAGAGTTTATAAAAAATCACATAATCAATATATTCAAGATTTATTGTATACAATTGAGAAATATCCAGAAAATTATTTAGAGGCTTGTGGAGAGATGTTTGAAAATAATAATGACAAGAAAAAACAACTTGAAGAATATTTTAAAGATATTGTGAAAGAGCCATACAGAAAAAGGATAGAAAATGGAGAGCCTTTGGCAAAATTGACTAAAGATATTTTAGAAGAATTTGATATAAAAATTTAA
- a CDS encoding AAA family ATPase: protein MFPIYMYVKEYKGLKDFEITFDNNYEIKYNRDKDTLSINKKYESANNNIENFYSIDKTKGNIDSANLLIGKNGSGKTSILEVLNIFNLGSSNDNEKIQEIGNHVILYKSSFNNEDFILEKDFLSISIEIKESKKEIKLKEVLSKCEIEDEKNYKEDYLKNLGTIKLSFREKKLSAAQRELLSKYVKERTVLKLNIGLENGSKKNIYDYLIKIRQEKNNDNFENAYLTLSILDLYVKLINSNKEILNNFHFDKINLNFLKLYDNINNDNIKDIILKNYFNYLYLIHILRDLYINNGKENSIKKLEKDKNKMLELLNDKSSSEKFEILLKRFERLSRKSGNQIAFNRKNYKEIIDDIATRINDIVAAKDEINIQYNKIIKKFIINFKEREEIIDFLEEYDNFYIPKEKKDIDLLFKSVEFIKIEEEGLSDGERIKLQYFSTLHGVLNAEFKDRKYITLLFDEIESFLHPEWSRRFLYELIEELERYEDKKFKLIFATHSPFLIADVLARDCIYLNKDEEGKIQAEIKEDVKTFGANIIDLFKNTMFLESTFGKFATEKIKGIVHKIEKAEKYSDIKHEVDFIIGEIGEKLISNKLKSMIESKFENKDEEYYRKKIEEYQTKLEKLRNKENNKNSEE from the coding sequence ATGTTTCCAATATATATGTATGTAAAAGAATATAAAGGATTGAAAGATTTTGAAATTACTTTTGATAATAATTATGAAATTAAGTATAATAGAGATAAAGACACGTTATCAATCAATAAAAAATATGAATCTGCAAATAATAATATAGAAAACTTTTATTCTATTGATAAAACAAAGGGGAATATAGATAGTGCTAATTTGTTGATTGGGAAAAATGGGAGTGGGAAGACAAGTATTTTAGAAGTACTGAATATATTTAATTTAGGTTCTTCTAATGATAATGAAAAAATACAAGAAATTGGTAATCATGTAATTCTCTATAAATCTAGTTTTAATAATGAGGACTTTATTCTTGAAAAAGATTTTTTATCAATCTCTATAGAAATAAAAGAATCTAAAAAAGAAATAAAACTTAAAGAAGTATTAAGTAAATGTGAAATTGAAGATGAAAAAAATTATAAAGAAGATTATTTAAAAAATTTAGGAACAATCAAGCTTTCATTTAGAGAAAAAAAACTAAGTGCTGCTCAAAGAGAATTGTTATCTAAATATGTAAAAGAAAGAACAGTTCTAAAATTAAATATTGGATTAGAAAATGGAAGTAAAAAAAATATATATGATTATTTAATTAAAATAAGACAAGAAAAAAATAATGATAATTTTGAAAATGCATATTTAACATTATCAATTCTTGATTTATACGTTAAATTAATAAATTCAAATAAGGAAATATTAAATAATTTTCATTTTGATAAAATTAATCTTAATTTTTTAAAGTTGTATGATAATATAAATAACGATAATATAAAAGATATTATTTTAAAGAATTATTTTAATTATCTTTATTTAATACATATATTAAGGGATTTATACATAAATAATGGAAAAGAAAATTCAATAAAAAAATTAGAAAAAGATAAAAATAAAATGTTGGAATTACTAAATGATAAATCTTCAAGTGAAAAATTTGAAATATTATTAAAAAGATTTGAAAGATTATCAAGAAAATCGGGAAACCAAATTGCATTTAACAGAAAAAATTACAAGGAGATTATAGACGACATAGCTACCCGCATAAATGATATTGTAGCAGCAAAAGATGAAATAAATATTCAATATAACAAAATTATTAAAAAATTTATAATTAATTTTAAAGAGAGAGAGGAAATTATTGACTTCTTAGAAGAATACGATAATTTTTATATTCCAAAAGAAAAAAAGGACATAGATTTATTATTTAAAAGCGTAGAGTTTATAAAAATAGAGGAAGAAGGATTAAGCGATGGAGAAAGAATAAAATTACAATATTTTTCAACACTTCATGGAGTTTTAAATGCTGAATTTAAAGATAGAAAATATATTACACTTTTATTTGATGAAATAGAAAGTTTTTTACACCCTGAATGGAGCAGAAGATTCCTGTATGAATTAATAGAGGAATTAGAAAGATATGAAGATAAAAAGTTTAAATTGATTTTTGCAACACACAGTCCTTTTCTGATAGCAGATGTTTTAGCAAGAGATTGTATTTATTTGAATAAAGATGAAGAAGGTAAAATTCAGGCTGAGATTAAAGAGGATGTGAAAACTTTTGGGGCTAATATTATTGATTTGTTTAAAAATACTATGTTTTTAGAATCGACTTTTGGGAAATTTGCTACTGAAAAGATTAAAGGGATAGTACATAAAATAGAAAAAGCTGAAAAGTATTCGGATATAAAACATGAGGTTGATTTTATAATAGGTGAAATTGGAGAAAAGTTAATTTCTAATAAGTTAAAATCAATGATTGAATCAAAGTTTGAAAATAAAGATGAAGAATATTACAGGAAAAAGATAGAAGAATATCAAACAAAACTAGAGAAATTAAGAAATAAAGAAAATAACAAGAATTCTGAAGAATAA
- a CDS encoding metal ABC transporter permease, with the protein MEFIKIFEYAFMRNALIVGLLSSICCGIIGTYIVNKKMVFISSSISHASYGGIGIGIYLIYFFNLPIKDPLFFGLIFSILSGVLILVLKDTLHVDGDLGIGIVMSMGMAIGIIFSFLTPGYQSDMSTYLFGNILLSNTLNIILLLILDIITITFFIIFYKSIVYTSFDENFYKIHSVPVTFINYFMIILISSVIIINIKTIGIILIISILTIPQAIAASLARKYSAIIILSIIFSFIGILSGLYFSYTLNIPSGPSIIVLLTILLALVKVGGFVKGRFLN; encoded by the coding sequence ATGGAATTTATAAAAATTTTTGAATACGCCTTTATGAGAAACGCCCTTATTGTAGGCCTTCTTTCAAGTATATGCTGTGGAATAATAGGAACTTATATTGTAAATAAAAAAATGGTCTTTATTTCATCAAGTATCAGCCATGCCTCTTACGGCGGTATTGGAATAGGAATTTACCTGATTTACTTCTTTAACTTGCCAATAAAAGATCCATTATTTTTTGGACTGATTTTCTCAATACTGTCAGGTGTGCTGATTTTGGTTCTAAAAGACACTCTTCACGTTGATGGTGATTTGGGAATAGGTATCGTTATGTCAATGGGAATGGCCATCGGAATTATTTTTTCCTTCTTGACACCAGGCTATCAGTCCGATATGTCAACTTATTTATTCGGAAATATCCTTTTATCCAACACCCTGAACATAATTTTACTGCTAATACTGGACATCATCACAATCACTTTTTTCATCATCTTCTACAAAAGCATCGTCTACACCAGCTTTGATGAAAACTTCTACAAAATCCACAGCGTCCCAGTAACCTTCATAAACTATTTTATGATAATCCTAATATCCTCCGTGATAATAATAAACATAAAAACAATAGGAATCATCCTAATAATCTCAATCCTGACAATCCCGCAGGCAATCGCAGCCTCACTCGCAAGAAAATACTCAGCAATCATAATTCTATCCATAATTTTCTCATTTATCGGAATACTATCAGGGCTATATTTTTCCTACACACTAAATATTCCGTCAGGCCCTTCAATTATTGTACTGCTTACGATTTTGTTGGCGTTAGTTAAGGTTGGAGGATTTGTGAAGGGGAGATTTTTGAATTAA
- a CDS encoding metal ABC transporter ATP-binding protein: MANGQNKKLVSVQNLNFKYNNDYILNDINLDIFKGKNVAILGRNGGGKSTLVKVMLGFLRKNSGSIEFFTSENKIGYLPQIREFDTSFPINIFDLVISGLTNKNNLFRRFNNEEKKRAEILLKEFDIFHLKNKLINEVSGGQLQRALIARALISSPELIFLDEPESFLDKEFEFKLFEKIKELSDSTIVVISHELEKIYDYIDSIFVVEGNIQVYEKKEDYVCSNPYLHSHK; the protein is encoded by the coding sequence ATGGCTAACGGACAGAATAAAAAACTTGTGAGCGTGCAAAACCTTAATTTTAAATACAACAATGATTATATTTTGAACGATATAAACTTAGATATTTTTAAAGGAAAAAATGTTGCAATTCTGGGAAGAAATGGTGGCGGAAAATCAACTTTAGTAAAAGTTATGCTTGGGTTTTTGAGGAAAAATTCTGGCAGTATTGAATTTTTTACAAGTGAAAATAAAATTGGGTATTTACCACAAATAAGGGAGTTTGACACTTCCTTTCCCATTAACATTTTTGACTTGGTAATATCGGGATTAACTAATAAAAATAACCTTTTCAGAAGATTTAACAACGAAGAAAAAAAACGTGCTGAAATACTTTTGAAGGAATTTGATATTTTTCATTTAAAAAATAAATTAATAAACGAAGTATCTGGTGGACAGCTTCAAAGGGCATTAATTGCACGTGCCTTAATTTCTTCACCAGAACTTATTTTTCTTGATGAGCCGGAATCATTTCTGGATAAGGAATTTGAATTTAAACTTTTTGAAAAAATAAAGGAATTGTCAGATTCAACAATCGTTGTGATTTCTCACGAGCTTGAAAAAATCTACGATTACATTGATTCCATTTTTGTCGTGGAAGGCAATATTCAAGTTTATGAGAAAAAGGAAGATTACGTGTGCAGCAATCCTTACTTACATTCACACAAATAA
- a CDS encoding metal ABC transporter substrate-binding protein: protein MKKLLSLLLLSALFIFSCGNKSETKKEQGTTAGAKEKIVTSVPPLRWLTQKIAGDDFEVISIVQPNMNHELFEPKPSDLKILENSKVFFTYNMLGFEETISDSLSDKNKIVNVLDGVDKNLFIKGDHDHEHADKKEEEHEHHHEHEGHGGIDPHVWFSLDMMPKVAENIKNELSKLYPDKKETFEKNYNAFITELNQVKTELSQKMASKTKKSFMIYHPALNYFLKNYAIEEISIEQEGKEPSAQQIKEIIDEAKEHNVTTILVQPQFPKQSAEAISKEIPNSKVAEFNVDKENVFENLKQFVDYLN, encoded by the coding sequence ATGAAAAAATTATTATCATTACTTTTATTATCAGCTCTGTTTATTTTTTCTTGCGGAAATAAATCAGAAACTAAAAAAGAGCAAGGAACTACTGCAGGAGCAAAGGAAAAAATTGTAACAAGCGTGCCGCCTTTAAGATGGCTTACCCAAAAAATTGCAGGAGATGATTTTGAAGTTATTTCGATTGTACAGCCAAACATGAATCATGAACTATTTGAGCCAAAACCTTCAGATTTGAAAATTCTGGAAAATTCAAAAGTATTTTTCACTTACAATATGTTGGGATTTGAAGAAACAATTTCTGACAGCCTAAGCGATAAAAATAAAATTGTTAATGTCTTGGATGGTGTTGATAAAAATTTATTTATCAAAGGAGATCATGATCACGAACATGCAGATAAAAAGGAAGAAGAACACGAACATCATCACGAACATGAAGGACACGGTGGAATTGATCCGCATGTATGGTTCTCGCTTGATATGATGCCTAAAGTTGCTGAAAATATAAAAAATGAATTGTCAAAACTTTACCCAGACAAAAAAGAAACTTTTGAAAAAAATTACAATGCTTTCATTACAGAACTTAATCAAGTAAAAACAGAACTTTCACAAAAAATGGCTTCAAAAACTAAAAAATCATTTATGATTTATCACCCTGCATTAAACTATTTCCTAAAAAATTATGCTATTGAAGAAATTTCAATCGAGCAGGAAGGAAAAGAGCCATCAGCACAGCAAATAAAAGAAATCATTGACGAAGCAAAAGAACACAATGTAACTACAATCCTAGTTCAGCCTCAATTTCCAAAACAAAGTGCCGAAGCTATTTCAAAAGAAATTCCTAACTCAAAAGTCGCTGAATTTAATGTTGACAAAGAAAATGTCTTTGAAAATCTAAAACAGTTTGTAGATTATTTAAATTAA
- a CDS encoding Fur family transcriptional regulator, translating into MKLTKKRQQILNLIQSSDTPVNAKFLKSKVDFDLSTVYRALEFLEKNNYIFSFDFKNEKYYFKEENTNFFICDSCKHIETVPGFSNEETEKEKSELKKRGFSLLSHLSIFKGKCNDCD; encoded by the coding sequence ATGAAATTAACTAAGAAAAGGCAGCAAATACTTAATCTTATACAGTCTTCAGACACTCCAGTAAATGCCAAGTTTTTAAAATCAAAAGTGGATTTTGACTTATCGACAGTTTATCGGGCTTTGGAATTTTTAGAGAAAAATAATTATATTTTTTCATTCGACTTTAAAAATGAAAAATATTACTTTAAGGAAGAAAATACCAATTTTTTTATTTGTGATTCTTGCAAGCATATTGAAACTGTGCCAGGATTTTCAAATGAAGAAACGGAAAAAGAAAAAAGCGAATTAAAAAAACGAGGCTTTTCACTATTGTCGCATCTTTCGATTTTTAAAGGAAAATGCAACGATTGTGATTAA